From one Shewanella sp. GD04112 genomic stretch:
- a CDS encoding ParA family protein — MKVWTIANQKGGVGKTTSVASLAGALAKRGKRVLMIDTDPHASLGYYLGIDSEEVPGSLFDVFVAHKSLTTDLVKSHIVPTLVDGLDLLPATMALATLDRALGHQEGMGLVLRNLLALVADEYDVAIVDCPPVLGVLMVNALAASQHIVIPVQTEFLAIKGLERMVKTMEIMGRSKKTRYSYTVVPTMYDKRTKASPAALQVLSEQYGDSLWRDVIPVDTKFRDASLAHLPASHYASGSRGVKAYERLLDFLLAGEFGHVKIG; from the coding sequence TTGAAAGTCTGGACCATTGCGAATCAAAAAGGTGGGGTTGGAAAAACCACTTCAGTAGCCAGTTTAGCGGGCGCGCTCGCTAAACGGGGTAAACGTGTACTGATGATTGATACCGATCCCCATGCATCGCTTGGTTATTACCTTGGCATTGACTCTGAAGAGGTTCCTGGTTCGCTATTTGACGTGTTTGTGGCGCATAAAAGTCTGACGACTGACTTAGTTAAGTCCCACATAGTGCCCACCTTAGTCGATGGTTTAGATTTACTGCCCGCTACGATGGCGTTAGCCACGTTAGACCGAGCGCTCGGACATCAAGAGGGCATGGGGTTAGTGCTGCGTAATTTATTGGCACTGGTTGCCGATGAATACGATGTGGCGATTGTCGACTGCCCACCCGTGTTAGGGGTATTAATGGTGAACGCACTGGCGGCCAGTCAACACATAGTGATCCCCGTGCAAACCGAGTTTTTGGCCATTAAAGGGCTTGAGCGCATGGTCAAAACCATGGAGATCATGGGGCGGTCAAAGAAAACCCGTTATAGCTATACCGTCGTACCCACTATGTACGATAAACGTACCAAGGCATCACCTGCTGCCTTACAGGTGCTGAGTGAACAATATGGTGACAGCCTTTGGCGAGATGTGATCCCCGTAGATACTAAGTTTAGAGACGCCAGTTTGGCACATTTACCCGCTTCCCATTATGCAAGCGGCAGTCGTGGCGTAAAAGCTTACGAGCGATTATTAGATTTTCTTTTAGCTGGGGAGTTTGGCCATGTCAAAATCGGTTGA
- a CDS encoding chemotaxis protein CheW, producing the protein MSKSVDETVFDFFELLLHEEDSKAVASPNAPQHEVVAPLVGKKNEAQLLDDAILAEHSQAKVHASVTIATEVQPQKAKSVSNMSHLDEPAPLVNKQALEKLLAPVLKTVVIEDKPAEVLSEVAPEMDKAPEESQESISSLPESDASVTIEQPSTVVDDEIIIETTPETQVGFAPPSITKDLQEVLDDEFQVLFFKVAGLTLAVPLVSLGGIVKVERINHIIGRPSWFLGVQTHREEQLNLVDTCAWVMPEKYTDKLAQSVNYQYLVLLEGSNWGLACESLVNAVKINKSQVNWRSKAGKRPWLAGVVKEQMCGILHVQALVEMLDAGLGCQDSIG; encoded by the coding sequence ATGTCAAAATCGGTTGATGAAACTGTTTTTGATTTTTTTGAATTATTGCTGCATGAAGAAGACAGCAAAGCTGTGGCTTCCCCGAATGCGCCTCAACATGAAGTTGTGGCACCACTGGTTGGCAAAAAAAATGAAGCACAATTACTCGATGACGCCATTTTAGCCGAGCACAGTCAGGCTAAAGTGCACGCGAGCGTGACCATTGCTACCGAAGTGCAGCCACAGAAGGCAAAGTCTGTCAGCAATATGTCTCATCTTGATGAGCCTGCGCCATTAGTTAATAAGCAGGCTTTGGAGAAACTCCTCGCGCCGGTATTAAAAACGGTGGTGATTGAGGATAAGCCTGCGGAAGTGTTGAGCGAAGTCGCGCCCGAGATGGATAAGGCGCCTGAGGAGAGCCAAGAGAGTATCTCTTCGCTACCCGAAAGCGACGCTAGCGTCACCATTGAGCAGCCATCCACTGTCGTAGATGACGAGATAATCATTGAGACAACACCCGAGACTCAGGTGGGGTTTGCCCCTCCAAGTATCACAAAAGACCTGCAAGAAGTACTCGATGATGAGTTTCAAGTACTATTCTTTAAAGTGGCAGGGTTAACCTTAGCTGTGCCTTTAGTGAGTTTGGGTGGGATCGTTAAGGTTGAGCGGATTAATCATATTATCGGTCGCCCTTCTTGGTTTTTAGGGGTGCAAACCCATAGGGAAGAACAGTTAAATCTGGTTGATACCTGTGCATGGGTGATGCCAGAAAAATACACGGATAAACTGGCGCAATCGGTAAATTATCAATATCTTGTATTATTAGAAGGCAGTAATTGGGGATTAGCTTGTGAGTCCCTCGTTAATGCAGTAAAAATTAATAAATCGCAAGTAAACTGGCGCAGCAAAGCGGGGAAACGTCCTTGGTTGGCTGGTGTAGTGAAAGAACAAATGTGTGGCATTTTGCACGTACAAGCCTTAGTTGAAATGCTTGATGCGGGTTTAGGCTGTCAGGACTCCATTGGTTGA